One region of Chryseobacterium sp. C-71 genomic DNA includes:
- a CDS encoding RagB/SusD family nutrient uptake outer membrane protein, with protein MKNKFLLGIASLTALFAVGCTDLSEEIIDESLDVQTDNIISAVMAPAYGPLPDAFTHTKNYGLQLVSSDQAILPPRGSGNDWYDGGKYIELHQHNTTTTNVVVRDTWNAFTLMLSRTITAIERLQPLAATDPQAAKALAEMRGLRAYYNMLMLDYWGIAFKKDAASEQSIILRKADAVSYIESEFLAVVNQLDNTKGPGRISQASVNGFLAQLYLNAGVYRNPYGTPTFAATDMDKVIEYTNKVINSGLFVLSPEYFSIFDDNNHSNKELIFAIDQRSNLTTSHNRLAYWSLSGSQYPLAAFPKANGTDGPALTKYFYNTWVQAYGSTDPAQADARFYKENLVIPQNLQNLTGVSPANDGNHYFLVNGATYQINRGILRGIQWGLRNPANGQPFKMENGQYKIYPMIEQRDGFTSYVNHSIDIDLENPNNKDYSDGYRVAKYQFSSTSDTGRNKGQADIVLLRLADVYLMRAEAQLRKGNNGAALADVNLVRASRTARPQVTPPALTSINLDLLYRERGFELYWEYSRRTDMIRFGHFEDVYASKTNADPRKRLFPIPQSAIDGASSAPGYLVQNEGY; from the coding sequence ATGAAAAATAAATTTTTACTAGGAATAGCAAGTCTTACCGCTCTGTTTGCAGTAGGCTGTACAGATCTTTCGGAAGAAATTATAGATGAATCTTTGGATGTGCAGACCGATAATATTATTTCTGCGGTAATGGCTCCGGCTTACGGTCCGCTTCCGGATGCTTTCACACATACAAAAAATTATGGGTTACAGTTGGTAAGTTCGGATCAGGCAATTTTACCTCCGAGAGGAAGCGGAAATGATTGGTACGATGGCGGAAAGTATATAGAGCTTCACCAACACAATACTACAACCACAAATGTTGTGGTTAGAGATACCTGGAATGCTTTTACACTAATGCTTTCAAGAACGATTACCGCAATCGAAAGACTTCAGCCACTTGCGGCTACAGATCCTCAGGCCGCTAAGGCTTTGGCCGAAATGAGAGGTCTGAGAGCGTATTACAATATGCTGATGCTTGATTATTGGGGAATTGCCTTTAAAAAAGATGCAGCAAGTGAGCAATCAATTATTTTAAGAAAAGCGGATGCTGTAAGTTATATTGAAAGCGAATTTCTTGCAGTTGTCAATCAATTAGACAATACAAAAGGTCCGGGAAGAATTTCTCAAGCTTCGGTTAATGGGTTTTTAGCTCAGTTATATCTCAATGCAGGAGTGTACAGAAATCCTTACGGAACGCCTACTTTTGCTGCTACAGATATGGATAAAGTAATTGAGTACACAAACAAAGTAATCAATTCAGGTTTATTTGTTTTATCTCCGGAGTATTTTTCTATTTTCGATGATAATAACCATTCAAACAAAGAATTGATTTTTGCCATCGATCAACGCTCAAATTTAACGACATCACACAATAGATTGGCATATTGGTCATTGTCTGGAAGTCAGTATCCTTTGGCAGCTTTCCCAAAAGCAAACGGAACAGACGGTCCTGCTTTAACTAAATATTTCTATAACACTTGGGTACAAGCTTACGGAAGTACAGATCCTGCGCAAGCTGATGCGAGATTTTACAAAGAGAACCTAGTGATTCCACAGAATTTACAGAATCTTACGGGAGTGAGCCCAGCAAATGATGGCAATCATTATTTTCTGGTAAACGGTGCAACGTACCAAATTAACAGAGGTATTCTGCGTGGTATTCAGTGGGGTTTAAGAAATCCAGCTAATGGGCAACCTTTCAAGATGGAAAACGGACAATATAAAATTTACCCAATGATCGAGCAAAGAGACGGTTTTACAAGCTATGTGAACCACAGTATTGATATTGATCTTGAAAATCCTAATAATAAAGATTACTCAGATGGTTATAGAGTGGCAAAATATCAATTCAGCAGTACTTCAGATACTGGAAGAAATAAAGGTCAGGCTGATATTGTTTTGCTAAGGTTGGCTGATGTTTATCTGATGAGAGCCGAAGCTCAATTAAGAAAAGGAAATAATGGTGCGGCCTTAGCTGACGTTAATTTGGTAAGAGCTTCTAGAACCGCTCGTCCACAAGTAACTCCACCCGCTTTAACTTCAATTAATCTTGATTTACTTTACCGTGAAAGAGGTTTTGAACTGTATTGGGAATATAGCAGAAGAACAGACATGATTAGGTTTGGTCATTTTGAAGATGTTTATGCTTCGAAGACCAATGCTGATCCTAGAAAAAGATTGTTCCCGATTCCGCAGTCAGCGATTGATGGAGCGTCAAGTGCGCCAGGATATCTGGTTCAGAACGAAGGATACTAA
- a CDS encoding PIG-L family deacetylase, whose translation MFKPVISIFIFFFCTAQQVRPSKSSEIYRELKTLKHLPKVLYLAAHPDDENTGLLSWLINDQNVETGYLSLTRGDGGQNLLGTEQGAALGLIRTHELLEARKLDGAQQFFTRAIDFGFSKNTTDTFKQWDENSITADVVWVIRKFRPDIIICRFPPTAAAGHGQHAASAVVAEKAFKLAGDKTTFPNQLKYVNVWQPKRILWNTFRFGNNNTTSENQLKVTVGQYDAQLGMGYGELAGLSRSLHKSQGAGTQSVAGIKTEYFSHVDGESAKSTLFDGINKTWTKEGSADIDQSLDKIIANFNFNNPEQSLPALLDLRKKVMTLKDSDLKKDKIKSLDNIILSCAGFMGEMVTTQAEAVAGESHNFRLNLISRAENSVVLENVKWLNQSENLNRKLSKDSLITIQHQIQIPADAALTEPYWLEKPAVNAATFSVLNDTLIGLPEVESPLNVVLGLRIGSEKFQVKLPLSFKKLDPVRGDVVEALRIVPALELKFTQPLYLVKENEDLHLSLNFKVNSNKQFNNGKVNLLYNGERLGGGDLKSINGKDFTVDYVIPKAKLASTKSNQLQLDADFVADGITYNKKQVLIQYPHLPSLQYFTPATVAVMKGDIQSKVKKVGYVQGAGDFIPDFLRIADIQVDVLKDEDFYGNIDESGNGSQNKLSQYDAIVFGVRANNTEKKLGRWMPFLWSYVKNGGNLVMQYNTNQDTTIDQLGMYSFSIANKRVTEENAEVKFLNPNHKLLNFPNKITADDFKGWVQERGAYFPDKWDSAYEPLFEMHDTGEEPLQGSTLYAKYGKGNFIYTPLAFFRQLPAGNVGAARLFLNFLSAQKN comes from the coding sequence ATGTTCAAACCAGTAATCAGTATTTTTATCTTTTTCTTTTGTACGGCCCAACAGGTTCGTCCTTCAAAATCATCTGAAATTTACCGCGAACTCAAAACGCTTAAACACTTACCTAAAGTTTTATATCTTGCGGCTCATCCCGATGATGAAAATACAGGATTGCTTTCATGGTTAATCAACGACCAAAATGTAGAAACGGGCTACTTATCTTTAACCAGAGGAGATGGTGGTCAAAATTTATTAGGCACAGAACAGGGAGCTGCATTGGGTTTAATCAGAACGCATGAGCTTTTAGAAGCAAGAAAGTTAGATGGGGCTCAACAGTTTTTCACCCGTGCAATTGATTTCGGGTTTTCTAAAAATACGACTGATACTTTTAAACAATGGGACGAAAACAGCATTACTGCGGATGTGGTTTGGGTCATCCGAAAATTCCGTCCGGATATTATCATTTGCCGTTTTCCTCCTACTGCTGCGGCAGGTCACGGACAACATGCGGCTTCGGCTGTGGTTGCGGAAAAAGCTTTTAAGTTGGCAGGCGATAAAACAACTTTTCCAAATCAACTGAAATATGTGAATGTATGGCAACCCAAACGCATATTGTGGAATACTTTCCGATTTGGGAATAATAATACAACATCCGAAAATCAACTGAAAGTGACGGTTGGACAATACGATGCGCAATTGGGAATGGGCTACGGTGAACTGGCTGGATTAAGCAGAAGTTTACATAAAAGTCAGGGTGCAGGAACACAGTCTGTAGCCGGAATTAAAACTGAATATTTTTCCCATGTTGATGGCGAGTCTGCAAAGTCAACACTTTTTGATGGAATCAATAAAACCTGGACAAAAGAAGGAAGCGCTGATATTGACCAATCTTTAGATAAAATTATTGCGAATTTCAATTTCAATAATCCTGAACAGAGCTTGCCTGCTTTGCTTGATTTGCGAAAAAAGGTAATGACGCTAAAAGATTCAGACCTTAAGAAGGATAAAATTAAATCACTCGACAATATTATTCTAAGCTGTGCCGGATTTATGGGCGAAATGGTTACCACTCAGGCTGAAGCGGTTGCCGGCGAAAGTCATAATTTCAGGTTAAATCTGATTTCAAGAGCTGAAAATTCTGTTGTTTTAGAGAATGTAAAATGGCTGAATCAGTCTGAAAACCTGAATAGAAAGCTGTCAAAAGATTCTTTAATTACCATTCAGCATCAAATTCAGATTCCGGCAGATGCAGCACTCACAGAACCTTATTGGTTGGAAAAACCAGCTGTAAATGCGGCAACTTTCTCTGTACTCAATGATACTTTAATCGGTTTGCCTGAAGTGGAATCACCACTGAATGTTGTGCTTGGCTTAAGAATCGGTTCAGAAAAGTTTCAGGTTAAATTGCCTTTATCTTTCAAAAAATTAGATCCTGTTCGTGGCGATGTGGTCGAAGCTTTGCGTATTGTTCCTGCGCTTGAACTGAAATTTACACAACCACTTTATTTAGTCAAAGAAAATGAAGATTTACATTTGAGTTTAAATTTTAAGGTGAATTCCAACAAACAGTTCAACAATGGAAAAGTAAATCTGCTGTATAACGGAGAGCGATTAGGCGGTGGTGATTTAAAATCGATTAACGGAAAAGATTTTACCGTCGATTATGTTATTCCAAAAGCTAAATTGGCCTCCACAAAATCAAATCAGTTGCAATTGGATGCTGATTTTGTTGCAGATGGAATCACTTATAATAAAAAACAGGTATTAATTCAGTATCCGCATTTACCTTCATTACAATATTTTACACCTGCAACAGTCGCAGTGATGAAAGGCGATATTCAGTCTAAAGTTAAAAAGGTGGGTTATGTACAAGGCGCAGGAGATTTCATTCCTGATTTCCTACGAATTGCAGATATTCAGGTAGATGTCCTGAAAGACGAAGATTTTTACGGCAACATAGATGAATCCGGAAATGGTAGTCAAAACAAATTATCACAGTATGATGCTATAGTATTTGGCGTTCGTGCCAATAACACAGAGAAAAAGCTAGGACGTTGGATGCCTTTTTTATGGTCTTATGTAAAAAACGGAGGTAATTTGGTGATGCAATACAACACCAATCAGGACACAACCATTGACCAATTGGGAATGTACAGTTTCAGTATTGCCAATAAACGTGTTACCGAAGAAAATGCTGAGGTTAAGTTTTTAAATCCGAATCATAAATTATTGAACTTTCCCAACAAAATCACTGCGGATGATTTTAAAGGTTGGGTACAGGAGAGAGGAGCATACTTTCCAGACAAATGGGATTCTGCATACGAACCGCTTTTTGAAATGCACGACACGGGTGAAGAGCCTCTGCAGGGGTCAACTTTATATGCGAAATACGGAAAGGGTAATTTTATTTACACACCATTGGCATTTTTCAGACAGTTGCCTGCAGGAAATGTTGGTGCAGCGCGTTTATTTTTAAACTTTTTATCTGCACAGAAAAACTGA
- a CDS encoding sodium:solute symporter has product MSTIDWTVLIFTLVAVVIYGVFIGRGQKSNESYLKADNKMPWYIVLIGIMATQASAITFLSAPGQAYTDGMRFVQYYFGLPLAMIVICITFIPIFQRLNVYTAYEYLENRFDKKTRVLTSMLFLFSRGLSTGISIYAPSIILSSVLNWNIYLTNVLTGGILLIYTYIGGAKAIAHTQKLQFLIILGTMAFAGYLLIQNMPNGIGFKDALYLAGKSGKLNVITTEFDWKDKYNIWSGLIGGFFLALSYFGTDQSQVGRYITAKDNTNAKMGLLLNGLVKIPMQFAILLIGALLFAFFSLKPAPIYFNERSYQHLKETKPEQAAVFEKEHQDLQAKFNAESKEILKLKETQSPQLTQTIQDFKNTQTQVKDLHGRVEEAINQSNFNAEKTDTNYIFLYFVKNTLPVGMIGLLFAVIFLASWGSISAALNSLAACSLKDVHLIFKKEIPDDATELKYSRLHTLAWGIFSIGVAMFATQMGSLIEAVNVLGSLFYGPILGIFLVAFYFKKINGANVFISAILSEITVIAIYNFDIISFLWLNVIGAVAVIIFSAIGLLFYKTKAVNS; this is encoded by the coding sequence ATGAGCACGATAGATTGGACAGTCCTGATTTTCACACTGGTTGCGGTGGTTATTTACGGCGTTTTCATCGGGCGTGGACAGAAAAGCAACGAATCTTATCTGAAAGCAGACAACAAAATGCCCTGGTACATCGTGTTGATCGGGATTATGGCTACTCAGGCAAGTGCGATTACATTTCTTTCGGCGCCGGGTCAGGCTTATACAGACGGGATGCGTTTCGTTCAGTATTATTTTGGTTTGCCTTTGGCGATGATTGTAATTTGTATAACTTTCATTCCTATTTTTCAGCGCTTAAACGTGTACACCGCCTATGAATATCTGGAAAACCGTTTTGATAAAAAAACAAGGGTACTTACTTCAATGCTTTTTCTTTTTTCCAGAGGTTTATCAACAGGGATCAGTATTTACGCTCCGAGTATCATTTTGTCAAGTGTCTTAAACTGGAATATTTATTTGACAAATGTTTTAACAGGTGGAATTCTGTTGATTTACACCTATATTGGAGGTGCAAAAGCAATTGCTCACACTCAAAAATTACAGTTTCTCATTATTCTGGGAACAATGGCTTTTGCAGGTTATCTGCTTATCCAAAATATGCCGAATGGAATTGGATTTAAAGATGCACTTTATCTTGCAGGGAAATCAGGAAAACTCAATGTCATCACCACAGAATTCGATTGGAAGGATAAATACAATATCTGGAGCGGACTGATTGGTGGTTTTTTTCTGGCACTTTCTTACTTTGGAACGGATCAAAGTCAGGTTGGGAGATATATTACGGCGAAAGACAATACGAATGCAAAAATGGGCTTGCTGTTGAATGGATTAGTTAAAATTCCGATGCAGTTTGCCATTCTTCTGATTGGTGCTTTGCTTTTCGCTTTCTTTTCTTTAAAACCGGCTCCGATTTATTTCAACGAACGCTCTTATCAACATTTAAAGGAAACAAAACCTGAACAGGCTGCGGTTTTTGAAAAAGAACATCAGGATTTGCAGGCAAAATTTAATGCAGAATCAAAAGAAATTTTAAAGCTGAAAGAAACTCAATCTCCTCAACTTACACAGACTATTCAGGATTTTAAAAATACACAAACTCAGGTAAAAGATTTACACGGAAGGGTAGAAGAAGCTATCAATCAATCAAATTTTAATGCAGAGAAAACCGACACGAATTATATTTTCTTGTATTTCGTAAAAAATACTTTGCCTGTAGGAATGATCGGTTTACTTTTTGCGGTCATTTTTCTGGCCAGCTGGGGTTCCATTTCCGCAGCGCTCAATTCACTTGCCGCCTGTTCATTAAAAGATGTTCATTTGATATTCAAAAAAGAAATTCCCGATGATGCAACAGAATTGAAATACAGTCGACTTCATACTTTGGCGTGGGGAATATTCTCCATCGGCGTAGCGATGTTTGCCACTCAGATGGGTTCTCTAATTGAAGCGGTTAATGTATTAGGCTCTCTTTTCTACGGCCCGATATTGGGGATTTTTCTTGTAGCATTTTATTTTAAAAAAATCAACGGGGCAAATGTATTTATTTCTGCAATATTATCAGAAATTACGGTGATTGCCATTTACAATTTCGATATCATTTCTTTCCTTTGGCTTAACGTCATTGGTGCAGTGGCAGTTATTATATTTTCTGCAATCGGGTTATTGTTTTATAAGACGAAAGCAGTAAATTCGTAA
- a CDS encoding DUF2911 domain-containing protein, whose protein sequence is MKTMIKTVAVALATMTISLNAFAQEAKKPASPAMTATGKIKDANITIAYSSPSVKGRTIWGDLVAYDKAWRAGANEATTFETDKDITVQGKKLPAGKYSFFLIPKKSGTWTAIFNKESKQWGAYKYEESKDALRVDVKTKALKATQETLVYKVNSNGFTMDWDKISVPVEIK, encoded by the coding sequence ATGAAAACAATGATTAAAACTGTTGCGGTCGCTTTGGCTACAATGACAATTTCATTGAATGCCTTTGCACAGGAAGCTAAAAAACCGGCGAGTCCTGCAATGACTGCTACCGGAAAAATTAAAGATGCAAATATTACCATTGCCTACAGCAGTCCGTCTGTTAAGGGTCGTACAATCTGGGGTGATTTGGTAGCTTATGATAAAGCTTGGCGTGCGGGTGCTAATGAAGCCACTACTTTCGAAACCGATAAGGACATTACTGTTCAGGGTAAAAAATTGCCTGCTGGTAAATACAGCTTTTTCTTAATCCCTAAAAAAAGCGGAACCTGGACAGCAATTTTCAACAAAGAGTCAAAACAATGGGGCGCTTACAAATACGAAGAATCTAAAGATGCTTTACGTGTTGATGTAAAAACTAAGGCTTTGAAAGCGACACAGGAAACTTTAGTTTATAAAGTAAACAGCAATGGATTCACAATGGATTGGGACAAGATCTCAGTTCCTGTAGAGATAAAATAA
- a CDS encoding response regulator, with amino-acid sequence MDKYPVPDNEYGRINKLNFFDLLQLEKDPQLDIFAETAALIADCPAALIAMMESEAQVIQSCIGLDFDSVDRKSTLCQYTIASGDVVIIYDTLADKRSFENPLILAGGIRFYAGIPLIDDEGFALGTLCVIDYKPKTLTDKQIIALKKIGSAVTTLLTGKRNNIQAEYFQKTFNISNNLICVLDNNFILQDANPAFKKIFEFKINAPDQNFLRILGEDNSELHRLIKKLPNIQEEATFSTSTKISDGTEIIVEWSLKQNQNNSEIFCFGIHITQQIEEKQKLESSERRFRSFFENAIGLMSMHDMQGNILSVNEKGRKILQYSAEEVKKLNLKDLVPEKNWPLLAEYLERINTNQEDLGTMILKSKEGEEMVWMYHNLVETDKEGMPYVVSTALNVTERMSLEKDLLYTKKMLEQTSAVAQVGGWEVNLKANTVFWSQSTKEIHKVDKTFQPNFENALGFYSTESRKKVESLFETAVQKGIPYDEELQLIRNDGVMIWVRVKGIPEFEDEVCTRVFGIIQDIDTFKNIYIELATKEAMLQSFITYVPTAVAMLDNDLNYLSVSSSWKNEFQMHDTDLIGKNMFIVSPNVPDERKKIYRDALGGKAYINRDMALEVPHKEGIQHYNIVVSPWYLSDNVVGGVIVSAQNITESVKINEELKNAKQMADIANKTKSEFLANMSHEIRTPLNGVIGFSDLLLQTPLNEIQTQYLNYINESGENLLAIINDILDFSKIESGKMELLIEKANVYDMVSQVINAVLYQSQKKNIELLLNIEPGLPKTIWLDETRLKQILINLLGNAVKFTEQGEIELKVEKLNADDKNIKLRFSVRDTGIGIPVEKQQHIFNAFTQENSSISKRYGGTGLGLTISNNILKYMGSNLTLVSELEKGSVFYFDIEIPFEISDQSEDEILKINKVLIVDDNEANRVILQHMLAYKNIDSKLAANGMEALQMLLAGERFDIILVDYHMPVISGLETIEKIKQLFNEQNEASPLVILHTSSEEHDVINSFRKEESSYFLLKPIKSEELYKILRRAVKSSEKELAAAKQVQKEKHFPLMTSPNVLLVDDNPVNMVLNNRMMKSLIQDAKLTEATDGLQALEQCRDQFFDIVLMDVQMPVMDGIEATKQIRLLPEYSVVPIIGITAGNVVGEKEKCLSSGMNDFLPKPLRQNDLLEMLKKYIGTGVQELSEVLPHHHEGYLDMNLLNEQMGDDDDFKVIFLNLVIQELDQAKENIKSAVKQKNTEELKKILHKLRGTAGTAGLIKLTEQTSNWEKLIEENMNYTALEQELVHETTVGLQLIKDLV; translated from the coding sequence ATGGATAAATACCCCGTTCCTGATAATGAATATGGACGAATTAATAAGCTCAATTTTTTTGACCTTTTACAGTTGGAGAAAGATCCACAGTTAGATATTTTTGCAGAAACAGCTGCACTTATTGCCGATTGTCCGGCTGCACTTATCGCTATGATGGAAAGTGAAGCACAGGTGATCCAAAGTTGTATAGGCCTTGATTTTGATTCTGTAGACAGAAAAAGTACTTTATGTCAATATACAATTGCAAGTGGGGATGTTGTAATAATCTATGATACCTTAGCAGACAAAAGATCATTCGAAAACCCACTGATATTAGCAGGAGGCATTCGCTTTTATGCAGGAATTCCTCTTATAGATGATGAAGGATTTGCATTGGGAACTTTATGTGTTATCGACTATAAACCTAAAACACTTACAGATAAGCAAATAATTGCCTTGAAAAAAATAGGAAGCGCTGTTACGACTTTATTGACAGGAAAAAGGAACAATATTCAAGCTGAATATTTTCAGAAGACTTTCAATATTTCCAATAATTTAATTTGTGTACTGGATAATAATTTTATTCTTCAGGATGCTAATCCTGCTTTCAAGAAAATTTTTGAGTTTAAAATAAATGCCCCTGATCAGAACTTTTTAAGGATATTGGGTGAAGATAATAGTGAATTGCATCGACTCATAAAAAAACTTCCTAATATTCAGGAGGAAGCTACATTTTCTACTTCCACAAAAATCAGTGATGGCACAGAGATTATAGTAGAGTGGTCTTTAAAACAGAACCAAAACAATTCTGAGATTTTCTGCTTCGGTATCCATATTACCCAACAGATCGAAGAAAAGCAAAAACTTGAAAGTTCAGAGCGCCGCTTCAGAAGTTTTTTTGAAAACGCAATCGGATTAATGAGTATGCATGATATGCAGGGAAATATACTTTCAGTTAATGAAAAAGGAAGGAAAATACTTCAATATTCGGCAGAAGAAGTAAAAAAATTAAATTTAAAAGATCTAGTTCCTGAAAAAAACTGGCCTTTACTTGCAGAATATCTTGAAAGAATCAACACTAATCAGGAAGATCTCGGCACCATGATTCTAAAATCTAAGGAAGGAGAAGAAATGGTTTGGATGTATCATAATCTTGTAGAAACTGATAAAGAAGGAATGCCATATGTGGTAAGTACAGCATTGAATGTTACAGAAAGGATGTCTCTCGAAAAAGATTTGCTGTACACTAAAAAGATGTTAGAACAGACAAGTGCCGTAGCTCAAGTAGGAGGTTGGGAAGTCAATCTTAAGGCAAATACTGTTTTTTGGTCACAGTCTACTAAAGAAATACATAAAGTAGACAAAACGTTTCAGCCTAATTTTGAAAATGCATTAGGATTTTACAGTACAGAAAGCAGAAAAAAAGTAGAATCATTATTTGAAACAGCTGTACAAAAAGGGATACCATATGATGAAGAATTACAGCTCATACGTAATGATGGAGTGATGATATGGGTAAGGGTGAAGGGAATACCTGAATTTGAAGATGAGGTTTGTACAAGAGTATTTGGGATTATTCAGGATATTGATACCTTCAAAAATATATATATCGAACTTGCTACGAAAGAAGCCATGTTACAGTCATTTATAACATACGTTCCTACTGCAGTAGCAATGTTAGATAATGACCTCAACTATCTTTCAGTAAGCAGCAGTTGGAAAAATGAATTTCAGATGCATGATACAGACCTTATCGGAAAAAATATGTTTATCGTTTCGCCCAATGTACCCGATGAAAGAAAGAAAATATATAGAGATGCACTCGGAGGTAAGGCTTACATAAATAGGGACATGGCTTTAGAAGTTCCTCATAAAGAAGGAATACAACATTATAATATTGTGGTAAGCCCTTGGTATTTATCAGATAATGTGGTGGGTGGAGTTATTGTTTCTGCACAAAATATTACGGAGTCTGTAAAAATCAATGAAGAGCTAAAGAATGCAAAACAGATGGCAGATATTGCCAACAAAACTAAGTCTGAATTTTTAGCAAATATGAGTCATGAAATACGAACTCCGCTGAACGGGGTCATCGGATTTTCTGATCTTCTGCTTCAAACTCCTTTAAATGAGATACAAACGCAGTATCTCAATTACATTAATGAATCGGGTGAAAACCTTCTAGCTATTATTAATGACATCCTTGATTTCTCTAAAATTGAATCAGGAAAAATGGAACTTTTGATAGAGAAAGCCAATGTTTATGACATGGTGAGCCAGGTCATCAATGCAGTTCTTTATCAGTCTCAGAAAAAAAACATCGAACTTCTTTTGAATATTGAACCGGGGCTACCTAAAACAATCTGGCTTGATGAAACACGATTGAAGCAGATTTTGATCAACCTTCTTGGGAATGCTGTAAAATTTACAGAACAAGGTGAGATTGAGCTTAAAGTTGAAAAACTGAATGCAGACGATAAAAATATAAAATTGAGATTCTCAGTAAGAGATACAGGAATTGGTATTCCTGTAGAAAAACAGCAGCATATCTTTAACGCTTTCACTCAGGAAAACAGTTCTATCAGCAAGCGTTATGGCGGTACAGGGCTCGGACTTACCATTTCAAATAATATTTTGAAATATATGGGAAGTAATCTTACTTTGGTAAGTGAACTTGAGAAAGGTTCTGTTTTCTATTTTGATATTGAGATTCCTTTTGAAATTTCTGATCAAAGCGAAGATGAAATACTTAAAATCAATAAGGTTCTAATTGTTGACGATAACGAAGCAAATCGGGTTATCCTTCAGCACATGCTTGCTTACAAGAATATTGATTCTAAGCTTGCTGCCAACGGAATGGAAGCTCTTCAGATGCTTTTAGCCGGCGAGCGTTTTGATATTATTCTGGTAGATTACCACATGCCGGTCATATCAGGTTTAGAAACAATTGAAAAAATAAAGCAGCTATTTAATGAACAAAATGAGGCATCGCCTCTCGTTATTCTTCACACATCTTCAGAAGAGCATGATGTTATCAATTCATTCAGAAAGGAAGAAAGTTCCTATTTTCTGCTAAAACCCATTAAATCTGAAGAATTATACAAGATATTACGACGTGCAGTTAAAAGTTCAGAAAAAGAATTGGCTGCCGCTAAACAGGTGCAGAAAGAAAAGCATTTTCCACTAATGACTTCTCCCAACGTTTTGCTTGTTGATGATAATCCTGTTAACATGGTTCTGAATAACAGAATGATGAAATCATTGATACAGGATGCAAAACTGACAGAAGCAACGGATGGTTTGCAGGCTTTAGAACAATGCCGTGATCAGTTTTTTGATATTGTTTTAATGGATGTACAAATGCCTGTAATGGACGGGATTGAAGCTACGAAACAGATTCGTCTGTTGCCGGAATACTCTGTCGTTCCGATTATTGGTATTACCGCAGGAAACGTTGTAGGTGAAAAAGAAAAATGTCTCAGTTCGGGAATGAATGATTTCCTGCCAAAACCTCTTAGACAAAACGATCTTTTAGAAATGCTGAAAAAATATATTGGCACTGGTGTTCAGGAATTATCGGAAGTTCTACCACATCATCATGAAGGATATTTGGATATGAATCTTCTGAACGAGCAGATGGGAGACGATGATGATTTTAAAGTAATATTTTTAAATTTAGTGATACAGGAGCTTGATCAAGCTAAAGAAAATATAAAATCGGCGGTGAAACAAAAAAATACCGAAGAGCTAAAGAAAATTCTTCATAAGCTGAGAGGAACTGCCGGAACTGCCGGCTTAATCAAATTAACGGAACAAACTTCCAATTGGGAGAAACTCATTGAAGAAAACATGAATTATACTGCTTTGGAGCAAGAATTAGTACATGAAACAACAGTAGGATTACAATTGATAAAAGATTTAGTATAA
- a CDS encoding peptidoglycan-binding protein LysM — MKKQIFIAMLSLVAVGTHQVQAQHSDHVGTSVNINLADIISIDEGSVASGGAVDFNYVNTTDYNSSKSVTIPNSLVINSSKNFDVKIKSEGANFVSGANIIPVDVLQVKAISGGSLMGTMNEVTLSTNDQVIVSNASLGSKQILNIAYSISAEKASKVLLGKPKGTYTQTVTYTATAL, encoded by the coding sequence ATGAAAAAACAAATCTTCATCGCCATGCTATCTCTGGTAGCAGTAGGAACTCATCAGGTTCAGGCACAACATTCAGACCATGTGGGTACATCAGTCAATATTAATTTAGCAGATATTATTTCAATCGACGAAGGAAGTGTTGCTTCAGGAGGCGCTGTAGATTTTAATTATGTGAATACAACAGATTATAATTCTTCAAAAAGTGTAACGATTCCCAATAGTTTAGTCATAAATTCCTCCAAAAATTTCGATGTAAAAATAAAATCTGAGGGCGCAAATTTTGTAAGTGGCGCAAATATTATTCCTGTAGATGTATTACAGGTAAAAGCGATATCAGGTGGAAGTTTAATGGGAACTATGAATGAGGTAACTTTATCTACAAATGATCAGGTGATTGTAAGTAACGCAAGTTTAGGTTCAAAACAAATTTTAAATATTGCTTATTCTATTTCGGCAGAAAAAGCATCAAAGGTTCTTCTAGGAAAACCAAAAGGAACATATACGCAAACAGTAACTTATACTGCTACTGCATTGTAA